The following proteins come from a genomic window of Varunaivibrio sulfuroxidans:
- a CDS encoding MaoC family dehydratase → MTAMVPTPTSASTSTPCREDSMHGYYFEELEIGMCDFYGKTVTDADIVMFAGISGDTNPVHLNHEFASKTPFEGRIAHGMLTASFISTVIGTKLPGPGCIYISQGLRFKAPVKTGDTVVARATITKLIPERHFVELACVCTVGERVVLDGEATVMAPSLKR, encoded by the coding sequence ATGACAGCGATGGTCCCGACCCCGACCTCGGCCTCGACCTCGACTCCATGTCGCGAGGATTCGATGCACGGCTATTATTTCGAAGAACTCGAAATCGGCATGTGCGATTTTTATGGGAAGACGGTGACGGATGCCGACATCGTCATGTTCGCCGGCATTTCCGGGGACACCAATCCCGTCCACCTGAACCACGAATTCGCCAGCAAGACCCCGTTCGAGGGGCGGATCGCCCATGGCATGTTAACGGCGAGTTTCATTTCCACGGTGATCGGCACCAAGTTGCCCGGTCCGGGGTGCATTTATATCAGTCAGGGTTTGCGCTTCAAGGCGCCGGTCAAAACCGGCGACACGGTGGTGGCCCGGGCGACGATCACCAAACTGATCCCCGAACGCCATTTCGTGGAATTGGCCTGCGTGTGCACGGTGGGCGAGCGGGTGGTGTTGGACGGCGAGGCCACGGTCATGGCGCCGTCCCTAAAGCGCTGA
- a CDS encoding rhodanese-like domain-containing protein, with the protein MDHAIGARLRTITKKQRQIALLLVFGAVVTLSHIFVLGAVIVLSHAERASGEPPTAKPHKKPETSPRLGLFQSNLFYLTALPALSTRSDLRIIDTRATDQCEKASLPGAACLAPRDLFGPGGRLATFSDIRWLLGALGLDGTHEALVVGDDARARDIVAGALYLAGQNRVAVVNTPLPHARLGAGGDTRSMTRDVVYTAPMRDRAIVTHEELRRLIAGGAAQTAPPALIDGRTEEAYWGRRFATQRGGHIPGADNVPVSTPRLTGPGAPILTARRPLIVYGDDPAQGLALLARFKGAPTPADARPRDAGPIADIAVYLDGWSRWASDPTLPVDAAAYGDAPTPKNEHTRNPA; encoded by the coding sequence ATGGACCACGCAATCGGCGCACGGCTCCGCACGATAACGAAGAAACAACGTCAAATCGCCCTGCTGCTTGTTTTCGGCGCCGTCGTCACGCTTTCGCATATCTTCGTCCTCGGGGCGGTGATTGTCCTTTCTCACGCCGAACGCGCATCCGGCGAGCCCCCGACAGCCAAACCCCATAAGAAACCCGAAACCTCGCCGCGCCTCGGCCTGTTCCAATCCAATTTATTTTATCTCACCGCGCTTCCCGCTCTTTCGACGCGGTCGGACCTGCGCATCATCGACACCCGCGCCACGGACCAGTGCGAAAAGGCCTCGCTGCCCGGCGCGGCCTGCCTTGCACCCCGCGACCTGTTCGGCCCCGGCGGGCGACTTGCGACCTTCTCCGATATTCGCTGGTTGCTGGGTGCGCTCGGACTCGACGGCACGCACGAGGCCCTGGTGGTCGGCGACGACGCCCGCGCCCGCGACATCGTCGCCGGGGCGCTTTATCTGGCGGGGCAAAATCGGGTCGCCGTCGTCAACACGCCGCTGCCGCACGCACGCCTGGGCGCGGGCGGCGACACCCGTTCAATGACCCGCGATGTCGTTTACACCGCCCCAATGCGCGATCGGGCGATCGTCACCCACGAGGAACTGCGCCGCCTGATCGCGGGCGGCGCCGCGCAAACCGCGCCACCCGCGTTGATCGACGGGCGCACGGAAGAGGCGTATTGGGGGCGGCGCTTCGCTACGCAACGGGGCGGCCATATTCCGGGAGCCGACAACGTGCCCGTCTCGACCCCGCGCCTGACCGGCCCCGGCGCGCCGATCCTCACCGCGCGCAGGCCCCTGATTGTTTACGGCGACGACCCGGCCCAAGGCCTCGCCCTATTGGCCCGTTTCAAGGGCGCGCCGACACCCGCCGACGCCCGTCCGCGCGATGCGGGACCGATCGCCGATATCGCCGTTTATCTCGACGGCTGGAGCCGCTGGGCGAGCGATCCCACGTTGCCGGTGGATGCCGCCGCCTATGGCGACGCCCCAACGCCTAAAAACGAACATACGAGGAACCCGGCATGA
- a CDS encoding YeeE/YedE thiosulfate transporter family protein, which translates to MNLSPIGGDLAAFIFGSVTGLLVQRSRFCNTAALRDAILFKTYRNTKAMLVAMMILTFGFTLFLTFGEGHPMHFDVGLNTFAGLFLFGIGMVLAGACTVSTWVKTGEGNVGALWALLFTFIGMFLFSLAWSSNYWPPAPTSMTGEPNLPALQLGYANAATLQTKLGIPALVFGLAQIAALFAIYRAILRKEKVQAEHHKIVAAEHHHDDAQTKNHAA; encoded by the coding sequence ATGAACCTGTCCCCTATCGGCGGCGACCTCGCCGCGTTCATTTTCGGTTCCGTCACTGGGCTTTTGGTGCAGCGTTCGCGTTTTTGCAACACCGCCGCTCTGCGCGACGCCATTTTGTTCAAAACCTATCGCAACACCAAGGCGATGCTGGTGGCGATGATGATCTTGACCTTCGGATTTACCTTGTTTTTGACCTTCGGCGAAGGCCATCCTATGCATTTCGATGTTGGGTTGAACACCTTCGCCGGGCTGTTCCTATTCGGTATCGGGATGGTTCTGGCGGGCGCGTGCACGGTATCGACGTGGGTCAAAACCGGCGAGGGCAACGTCGGCGCGTTGTGGGCGTTGTTGTTCACCTTTATCGGCATGTTCCTATTTTCATTAGCGTGGTCATCGAACTATTGGCCGCCCGCGCCGACCTCGATGACGGGCGAACCCAACTTGCCCGCGCTGCAATTGGGCTACGCCAACGCGGCGACATTACAAACCAAATTGGGGATTCCCGCTCTTGTCTTCGGTCTGGCGCAAATCGCCGCCCTGTTCGCCATCTACCGCGCCATCTTGCGCAAGGAAAAAGTTCAGGCCGAGCACCACAAGATAGTGGCCGCCGAACACCACCACGACGACGCCCAAACCAAGAATCACGCAGCCTGA
- a CDS encoding YeeE/YedE thiosulfate transporter family protein, with translation MDFFKKTLDPVIALAAIAILDIFLFLVVGAWTVGGGETMMTGLIAKFFLGDTLKQIPFWDLVFKPDPTYWKIYISLGMFFGAFVGALLSKEFYLRFPRRISEWALITIGGLLMGIGIRLAFVCNVSTFFGLTPEMNLGGYLAISGIIAGAWVGSMIYKKILEG, from the coding sequence ATGGACTTTTTCAAAAAAACCCTCGATCCCGTGATCGCCCTGGCGGCAATTGCGATTTTAGATATTTTCCTCTTTCTCGTGGTCGGCGCATGGACGGTCGGCGGCGGCGAAACCATGATGACCGGACTGATCGCCAAGTTTTTCCTGGGCGACACCTTAAAACAGATTCCCTTCTGGGATCTCGTCTTCAAGCCCGATCCCACCTATTGGAAAATCTATATCAGCCTGGGCATGTTTTTCGGCGCCTTCGTGGGCGCCCTCCTCAGCAAAGAGTTTTACTTGCGCTTTCCCCGGCGCATTTCCGAGTGGGCGCTGATCACCATCGGCGGGTTGCTGATGGGCATCGGCATCCGGCTCGCCTTCGTGTGCAACGTATCGACCTTTTTCGGACTCACCCCGGAAATGAATCTGGGCGGCTACCTCGCGATCAGCGGGATTATCGCCGGAGCCTGGGTGGGGTCGATGATTTATAAAAAAATTCTGGAAGGATAA
- a CDS encoding sulfurtransferase TusA family protein has protein sequence MGLFGKTKKKDVDERHDVTLSDGATYGVVKSVDCLGDSCPRPQLMTKKAIGQIDVGEVIEVMVDNPSSVEALPPLCDDLGATHLETVKDARCWKVYIRKD, from the coding sequence ATGGGCCTATTTGGCAAAACCAAGAAAAAAGACGTAGACGAACGCCACGACGTAACCTTGAGCGACGGCGCGACCTACGGTGTGGTGAAGTCCGTCGATTGCCTCGGCGACAGTTGCCCGCGACCACAGTTGATGACCAAAAAAGCGATCGGGCAAATCGATGTCGGCGAGGTCATCGAGGTGATGGTCGATAACCCGTCGTCGGTGGAGGCGCTGCCGCCACTGTGCGACGATCTCGGCGCGACCCATCTGGAAACGGTCAAGGATGCCCGTTGCTGGAAAGTTTACATCCGCAAGGATTAA
- a CDS encoding DUF3035 domain-containing protein → MAYNRTVVALTLLGAVFLGGCSSARTALTTSKTPPDEFAVYSRAPLTLPPDYGLRPPRPGEARPDGINPEGAAKAALFGAQGGGKPQGEMAQAAISPGLRDLLQKTGADKADPLIRQEVNNESATLAEQDHTWGEKIIFWRKPEPFGTVVDAAKEEKRLRENAGLGKPVTDGKTPSIERKPKALLEGIFN, encoded by the coding sequence ATGGCGTACAATCGAACAGTCGTTGCCTTGACCTTGCTGGGAGCTGTTTTTCTCGGCGGGTGTAGCAGCGCGCGAACGGCGTTGACGACGTCGAAAACGCCGCCCGATGAATTCGCGGTTTATTCGCGTGCGCCCCTGACTTTGCCGCCCGATTATGGCTTGCGCCCCCCTCGCCCCGGCGAGGCGCGCCCCGACGGCATCAATCCGGAAGGCGCGGCGAAGGCCGCGTTGTTCGGCGCTCAGGGTGGCGGGAAACCTCAAGGCGAAATGGCGCAGGCGGCGATTAGCCCCGGCTTGCGCGACCTTCTGCAAAAAACCGGCGCCGATAAGGCCGACCCGCTGATCCGTCAGGAAGTCAATAACGAAAGCGCGACTCTGGCCGAACAGGATCACACCTGGGGCGAAAAAATTATTTTCTGGCGCAAGCCCGAGCCGTTCGGAACCGTCGTCGATGCCGCCAAGGAAGAAAAAAGACTGCGCGAGAACGCGGGGCTGGGCAAGCCGGTGACCGACGGTAAAACCCCCTCCATCGAAAGAAAACCCAAGGCCCTCCTCGAAGGTATTTTCAACTAG
- a CDS encoding M16 family metallopeptidase — MFMGVARRCAIISLVLFAGIVMAVGVARAGVFNPQTFRLKNGMEVVLIPNHRMPVVRQMVWYKAGAIDEPKGKTGVAHLLEHLMFKGTKAYPGGAFSVTVARNGGQENAFTAADYTAYFQTVAKDRLPLVMKMEADRMTHLTLTPEDVRTERKVVFEERHMRVDNNPAAVLREKTQQRLFAGSPYAHPVIGYPKDLSKLTRADVLTFYHRHYAPNNAVLVIEGDVTMAELKPLAEKYYGVIPPAKVPPRPSLALTHKVKGGEITLADPRVRQPNLSMTYIAPSYTFGGRDAVIPLEVLNEILSGGPTSRLYRDLVVKRGIAVDAGSYYDGQSLGPGRFVLYASPKPGVPLSRLEAALKEEVHDLLARGISPEELERARRSLLANAVYARDSLSAGAMALGGALVQGRSVYDVESWPDRIRGVSRRQVMRGAREVLGRRNVVVSRLMGAPHKSKKTASPPPPQSGGATPAPTPKKGS; from the coding sequence ATGTTTATGGGTGTTGCGCGCAGGTGCGCGATCATATCTCTGGTGCTTTTCGCGGGAATCGTGATGGCCGTGGGCGTGGCGCGGGCCGGGGTGTTCAATCCACAGACTTTTCGTTTGAAAAACGGTATGGAGGTGGTGTTGATCCCCAACCATCGCATGCCGGTGGTGCGTCAAATGGTCTGGTACAAGGCCGGTGCGATCGACGAGCCCAAGGGCAAGACCGGCGTCGCGCACCTGCTTGAACACTTAATGTTCAAGGGCACGAAGGCGTATCCCGGCGGCGCGTTTTCGGTGACCGTGGCGCGCAACGGCGGTCAGGAAAATGCTTTCACCGCCGCCGATTACACCGCCTATTTTCAAACCGTGGCCAAGGACCGCCTTCCCCTGGTGATGAAGATGGAAGCCGACCGGATGACCCATCTGACGCTGACCCCCGAGGACGTGCGCACCGAGCGCAAGGTGGTTTTCGAGGAACGTCATATGCGGGTTGACAACAATCCCGCCGCGGTTCTGCGTGAAAAGACCCAGCAACGCTTGTTCGCGGGCAGCCCTTATGCTCACCCCGTGATCGGTTATCCAAAGGATCTGTCCAAGCTTACGCGGGCCGACGTTTTGACCTTTTACCATCGCCATTACGCCCCCAACAACGCCGTTCTCGTGATCGAGGGCGATGTCACGATGGCCGAATTGAAACCCCTGGCGGAGAAATATTACGGTGTCATTCCGCCGGCCAAGGTGCCGCCGCGGCCATCCCTGGCGCTGACCCATAAGGTCAAGGGGGGAGAGATCACCCTGGCCGACCCCCGCGTGCGCCAACCCAACCTATCGATGACGTACATCGCGCCCAGTTATACGTTTGGCGGTCGCGACGCGGTGATTCCATTGGAAGTGTTGAACGAGATTCTCTCGGGCGGGCCGACCTCCCGGCTGTACCGGGATTTGGTGGTGAAGCGCGGAATCGCGGTGGACGCCGGGTCCTACTATGACGGGCAAAGCCTGGGACCGGGGCGTTTCGTGCTCTACGCCAGCCCCAAGCCGGGCGTTCCCTTGAGCCGTCTGGAAGCGGCGCTGAAGGAGGAGGTCCATGACCTGCTTGCGCGCGGCATTTCCCCCGAAGAACTGGAGCGCGCCCGGCGTTCCCTGCTCGCCAACGCCGTTTACGCTCGCGACAGCCTGAGTGCGGGGGCGATGGCGTTGGGCGGCGCCCTGGTTCAGGGACGCAGCGTCTACGACGTGGAAAGCTGGCCCGACCGCATCCGCGGCGTGTCGCGCCGCCAGGTCATGAGGGGCGCGCGTGAGGTGCTGGGGCGCCGAAACGTCGTTGTTTCACGCCTGATGGGCGCGCCGCACAAATCGAAGAAAACGGCGTCGCCGCCCCCTCCGCAAAGCGGCGGGGCCACGCCCGCCCCGACCCCTAAGAAAGGATCGTGA
- the lspA gene encoding signal peptidase II — translation MNVRLGMALGVVLATLVLALDQLSKWVIVSRVMQPPRVIEVTPFFNLVMGWNRGISFGLFNSGVDWGAWVLTGVALGISGVLAIWMSRTKRVRLVVALAFVIGGAIGNAVDRVRFGAVADFLDVHFAGYHWPAFNVADSAITLGAIILVLDALFAPKETPTNNDTQGSRGPRASR, via the coding sequence ATGAACGTGCGGTTGGGGATGGCTCTCGGCGTTGTTCTGGCGACGCTTGTCTTGGCGCTGGATCAGCTTAGCAAGTGGGTGATCGTCTCCCGGGTCATGCAGCCGCCACGGGTGATCGAGGTGACGCCTTTTTTCAACCTGGTGATGGGCTGGAATAGGGGGATTAGCTTTGGCCTATTTAATTCCGGCGTCGATTGGGGGGCCTGGGTGTTGACCGGCGTGGCGCTTGGAATTTCGGGGGTGCTCGCGATATGGATGAGCCGTACGAAACGCGTGCGGTTGGTGGTGGCGCTGGCGTTCGTGATCGGCGGGGCTATCGGAAACGCCGTTGATCGCGTGCGTTTCGGGGCGGTCGCCGATTTTCTCGACGTGCATTTCGCGGGCTATCACTGGCCGGCGTTTAACGTCGCCGACAGCGCGATTACCTTGGGCGCGATTATTTTGGTGCTTGACGCCTTGTTTGCACCCAAAGAAACGCCTACAAATAACGATACCCAGGGAAGCCGGGGTCCGCGCGCCTCGCGGTAG
- the ileS gene encoding isoleucine--tRNA ligase: MTVDYKTTVFLPKTDFPMKGGLPKREPELLAQWAAVDLYARCRDAARGREKFILHDGPPYANGHLHFGHALNKILKDVISRSQQMMGKDANYVPGWDCHGLPIEWKIEERYRAEGKDKDEVPIVEFRKECREFAARWIDIQRAEFKRLGIIGDWDNPYTTMNFAAEARIAGELGKFLMDGSLYKGAKPVMWSVVEKTALAEAEVEYHDHVSPAIFVRFAVRNAARGELDGAAVVIWTTTPWTIPANRAIAFGADIDYVVIEVGAVSDTAAARPGDRLVLAQALAAQVCVASGIESHDVVAHLKGAELAGTACAHPLDADGFDFDVPLLEADFVEVDTGTGFVHIAPGHGADDWELGIANAIAVPDTVGPDGRYLEHVPVFAGIPVLEFDPKKKKSRFPANRAVMEKLSERGGLLASEKIEHSYPHSWRSKAPLIFRNTPQWFISMEKHDLRQTALTAIDNTKFFPAKGKNRLRSMIESRPDWCVSRQRAWGVPITVFVNKKTGEPLRDPAVMARIVDIFKQEGGDAWFARDAQDFLGDAHRADDFEQVTDILDVWFDSGSTHAFVLEDRPDLQWPASLYLEGSDQHRGWFHSSLLEACGTRGRAPYEAVLTHGFLLDQKGYKMSKSEGNTLSPKDVEERYGADILRLWVVGSDYTEDLRIGPDILKSHSDIYRRLRNTLRFLLGNLSGFNAAERVGPAEMPELERWVLHRLWEISDGVRQANENFQFHGLFTELHNFCATDLSAFYFDIRKDALYCDGSDSPVRRAARTVLDILFNHLTVWLAPFICFTAEEAWKARHPEVKESIHLQLFPDVPEAWGDPALARKWAKVRDLRRVVTGALEIERAEKRIGSSLHSHPQVFAVEDYVRAMTGIDLGVIAITSGAELIAGTPPAGAFTLPDVVGVGVVSAPADGEKCERCWKITPEVGQDDAHPTLCMRCADVVRRKA, from the coding sequence ATGACTGTGGACTACAAAACGACGGTTTTTTTGCCCAAGACGGACTTCCCGATGAAGGGAGGGCTGCCCAAGCGCGAGCCTGAATTACTCGCGCAATGGGCGGCGGTGGATCTTTACGCGCGTTGTCGCGACGCCGCGCGCGGGCGCGAAAAATTCATCCTTCACGACGGCCCGCCCTATGCCAACGGCCATCTGCATTTTGGTCATGCGTTGAACAAAATTCTCAAGGACGTGATCTCCCGTTCACAGCAGATGATGGGCAAGGACGCCAATTATGTACCCGGTTGGGATTGTCATGGTCTGCCGATCGAATGGAAGATCGAGGAACGTTACCGCGCCGAGGGCAAGGACAAAGACGAGGTGCCGATCGTTGAATTCCGCAAGGAGTGCCGCGAATTCGCCGCGCGCTGGATTGATATTCAACGCGCGGAATTCAAACGGTTGGGGATCATCGGCGACTGGGACAATCCCTACACCACGATGAATTTCGCCGCGGAGGCCCGAATTGCGGGTGAACTGGGCAAGTTTTTGATGGACGGTTCCTTGTATAAAGGGGCCAAGCCGGTGATGTGGTCGGTGGTTGAAAAAACCGCCCTGGCCGAGGCCGAGGTCGAGTATCACGATCACGTTTCACCCGCCATTTTCGTGCGCTTCGCCGTGCGCAATGCCGCCCGCGGAGAACTTGACGGCGCGGCCGTGGTGATCTGGACCACGACGCCGTGGACGATCCCGGCCAACCGCGCGATCGCTTTCGGCGCGGATATCGATTATGTGGTGATCGAGGTCGGCGCGGTGTCCGATACCGCCGCCGCGCGTCCCGGCGACCGTTTGGTTCTCGCTCAGGCGCTGGCGGCGCAGGTCTGCGTGGCGTCCGGCATCGAAAGCCACGACGTCGTCGCCCATCTCAAAGGGGCGGAGCTTGCCGGGACGGCTTGCGCCCATCCTCTGGACGCCGACGGTTTCGATTTCGACGTGCCTCTTCTGGAAGCGGATTTTGTCGAGGTCGATACCGGTACCGGCTTCGTCCATATCGCGCCCGGTCACGGCGCGGACGATTGGGAATTGGGTATCGCCAACGCCATCGCCGTGCCCGACACGGTCGGACCCGATGGCCGTTATCTTGAACATGTGCCGGTCTTCGCGGGCATCCCGGTTTTGGAATTCGACCCTAAGAAGAAAAAATCGCGCTTCCCGGCCAACCGCGCGGTGATGGAAAAACTGAGCGAGCGGGGCGGCCTGTTGGCGTCCGAAAAAATCGAGCATAGCTATCCTCACTCGTGGCGCTCCAAGGCGCCCCTGATTTTCCGCAACACGCCGCAGTGGTTTATTTCGATGGAAAAACACGATCTGCGCCAAACCGCGCTGACGGCCATCGACAACACCAAGTTTTTCCCCGCCAAAGGTAAGAACCGGCTGCGTTCGATGATCGAAAGCCGTCCCGACTGGTGCGTCTCGCGTCAGCGCGCCTGGGGGGTGCCGATCACCGTTTTCGTCAACAAGAAAACCGGCGAACCATTGCGCGATCCGGCGGTGATGGCGCGCATCGTCGATATCTTCAAGCAAGAGGGCGGCGACGCCTGGTTCGCCCGCGACGCCCAGGACTTTCTGGGGGACGCGCACCGGGCCGACGATTTCGAGCAGGTCACCGACATTCTCGACGTTTGGTTCGATTCGGGCTCGACCCACGCTTTCGTCCTTGAGGACCGCCCCGATCTTCAGTGGCCGGCGTCGCTCTATCTGGAAGGCTCGGACCAGCATCGCGGCTGGTTCCATAGCTCCTTGTTGGAAGCCTGCGGCACCCGTGGGCGGGCGCCCTACGAAGCGGTGTTGACCCACGGCTTCCTGCTCGACCAGAAGGGCTATAAAATGTCCAAGTCCGAGGGCAATACGCTGTCGCCCAAGGATGTCGAGGAACGGTACGGCGCCGATATCCTGCGCCTGTGGGTGGTCGGTTCGGACTATACCGAGGATCTGCGCATCGGCCCCGATATCTTGAAAAGCCATTCCGATATCTACCGTAGGCTGCGCAATACGTTGCGCTTTCTTCTCGGAAACCTGAGCGGTTTTAACGCCGCCGAGCGCGTCGGTCCCGCCGAAATGCCGGAATTGGAGCGCTGGGTCCTGCACCGCCTGTGGGAAATTTCCGACGGTGTGCGCCAAGCCAACGAAAATTTTCAGTTTCACGGTTTGTTTACGGAGTTGCATAATTTTTGCGCCACCGACCTGTCGGCATTTTATTTCGATATCCGCAAGGACGCTTTGTATTGCGACGGGTCGGACAGCCCCGTGCGACGGGCGGCGCGCACCGTTTTGGATATCCTCTTTAACCATCTGACCGTTTGGTTGGCCCCGTTCATCTGCTTTACCGCCGAGGAGGCATGGAAAGCGCGCCACCCCGAGGTTAAGGAAAGCATCCATTTGCAGCTTTTCCCGGATGTCCCCGAAGCCTGGGGCGACCCGGCGTTGGCGCGAAAGTGGGCTAAGGTGCGCGATCTGCGCCGCGTCGTGACCGGCGCGTTGGAGATCGAGCGGGCGGAAAAGCGCATCGGCTCCAGTCTGCACAGTCATCCCCAGGTGTTTGCCGTCGAGGACTATGTGCGCGCCATGACCGGCATCGACTTGGGGGTGATCGCGATCACTTCGGGGGCCGAATTGATCGCGGGGACCCCGCCCGCGGGCGCGTTCACGCTGCCCGACGTCGTCGGTGTCGGGGTTGTATCGGCCCCTGCCGATGGGGAAAAATGCGAACGGTGCTGGAAAATCACCCCCGAGGTCGGACAGGATGATGCGCATCCGACATTATGCATGCGTTGCGCCGACGTGGTGCGGCGGAAAGCGTAA
- a CDS encoding bifunctional riboflavin kinase/FAD synthetase produces the protein MRIFRHYNDLPPEVLGGAVAIGNFDGVHLGHQAVIGEAGTIARAANIPWAVLTFEPHPRSVFKPNDPPFRLTPFRTKSRHIEALGVDVLVVQHFDKDFSQRPAEDFVNRVLGDGLGARHVIAGYDFVFGRGRGGDCDMLLHMGKEKGFDFTAVSKVTDAQGEIYSSTRVRNALMNANPREAAFVLGRSFEVDGRVEHGDARGRTIGFATANIHLDEYIRPARGVYAVRAGVDAGESTRWLNGVANLGKRPTFAGEDIVLEAHLFDFAGDLYGRHLRIQLIDYLREERKFDTLEALRAQIGRDCEKAKRILSRHPGV, from the coding sequence ATGCGAATTTTTCGACACTATAACGACCTCCCCCCCGAGGTTTTGGGCGGCGCCGTCGCCATCGGCAACTTCGACGGCGTGCACCTTGGCCATCAGGCGGTGATCGGCGAGGCGGGGACGATTGCGCGCGCGGCGAACATTCCGTGGGCGGTGCTGACGTTCGAACCCCATCCGCGCAGCGTGTTCAAGCCGAATGATCCGCCGTTTCGCCTAACCCCGTTTCGCACCAAATCCCGCCATATCGAGGCGCTGGGCGTCGATGTGTTGGTGGTGCAGCATTTCGACAAGGATTTTTCCCAGCGCCCGGCCGAAGATTTCGTCAATCGCGTCCTCGGCGATGGTTTGGGCGCGCGCCATGTCATCGCGGGTTACGATTTCGTGTTCGGTCGCGGTCGCGGCGGGGATTGCGATATGCTGTTGCACATGGGTAAGGAAAAGGGGTTCGACTTTACCGCCGTCAGCAAGGTGACCGACGCCCAGGGCGAGATTTACTCCTCGACCCGGGTGCGCAATGCGCTGATGAACGCCAACCCCCGCGAGGCCGCGTTCGTGTTGGGCCGCTCGTTTGAGGTCGATGGACGTGTCGAGCACGGCGATGCGCGGGGGCGGACCATCGGTTTCGCGACGGCGAACATTCATCTCGATGAATACATTCGACCGGCGCGCGGCGTCTACGCGGTGCGCGCGGGCGTCGATGCGGGGGAAAGCACCCGGTGGCTGAACGGTGTCGCCAATTTGGGTAAACGCCCGACTTTCGCCGGTGAGGATATCGTGCTGGAGGCGCATCTGTTCGATTTCGCGGGCGATCTGTACGGTCGGCATCTACGCATTCAACTGATCGACTACCTGCGCGAGGAACGGAAATTCGATACCCTGGAAGCGTTGCGCGCGCAGATCGGGCGCGATTGCGAAAAAGCGAAACGGATATTGTCGCGCCACCCCGGCGTTTGA
- a CDS encoding ribbon-helix-helix domain-containing protein encodes MSIYSEISADNFLLHMFNACTMDQVSEFVPEKRGFRLHGHSTTIRLERVFWTVLEEMSRKMGMTLPELVVRIHDQCLVANDKNLSSCLRVICMKYMNIYA; translated from the coding sequence ATGTCCATATACTCGGAAATTTCGGCGGATAATTTTCTACTGCATATGTTCAATGCCTGCACGATGGATCAAGTGAGCGAGTTCGTGCCTGAAAAACGTGGGTTTCGTCTTCACGGGCACAGCACGACGATCCGCCTGGAGCGGGTGTTTTGGACTGTTCTCGAAGAAATGTCGCGCAAGATGGGCATGACGTTGCCCGAACTGGTGGTGCGTATTCATGACCAATGCCTGGTGGCGAACGACAAGAATTTGTCGTCGTGTTTGCGCGTGATTTGCATGAAATACATGAATATCTACGCCTGA